In the Halorubrum ruber genome, CCGACGTGCGGTAGTTGGCTAAGATCCGGTTCCGAATGTACTCGACGGAGAGCTTCTCCATCTGCCGCTCGACGAACTGCCCGCGCGCCTCGTTGTGCATCTGCGAGAGCGGCACGGAGGAGGGGCAGGCGTCGTCACAGCGCATACAGTTCGAACAGGAGGTGATCGACTCGTCGATGTCGTGGTCGTCCTTCCGCTTGAGCCGCCACTGCTCCGGGCCCTGGAACTTCGGCCCCGGGAACTCGTCGTCGACCTCCGCCACCGGACAGGAGGTGTCACAGCTCGTGCACTTGTAACAGGAGTCGGCCCCCTCCCGGAGGTCGAGGTCGCCGCCCGGGAACACGTCGACCGGGTCGTACGCGTCCGGGTCGAGTTCGGTCGAGTCGGTCCCCCCGGTCGCGCTATCGGTCCCGCTCGACGCGCTCTCGACGCCGCCGTCGGTGGCCGCGCGGTCGGCGGCGCGGTCGACGTCGCCGGCGCTCGCCGCCTCGGAATCGGGCACCTCCCCCTCGTCGGGGACGAATATCGACGGCTGCTCGTCGCGGCCGGCCTCCGGGACGCCCGGAGTCGGCTCACCGCAGCCGCAGTCCCCGCAGCCGCCGCGCTCGCGCCCGCCGTTCGGTTCGCTCGTCCCGTTCGAATCTCCCGCGTCGCCGTCGTCCTCGGTGTGTCGTGTCATTGGTTCGCCTCCGTCGCCGCCTGCCGCCCGGCCACGAGGCCGGTCGCGAGCGACACCCCGCTCGCGGACTTCTCCCGCGCCGCGTCCGCGCCGCCGACGACCCCGCCGGCCGCGAACACGTTCTCGTACTCTACCGCCCCGTCGGCGTCAGTCGGCCGACACCGCTCGTCGGGCCGGACGCCGAACCGCGCGTACGGCTGGTCGCCGAACGCGTCGTCGACGAACCACTCGTACCGGTCGTCGGGCTGCTCGACGTGGAGGTCGAAGACCGGCTCGCGGACCCCCTCGCGGTCCGAGTCGAGCCCCTTCCCGACGAGGCCGCCGGTCGCCAGCACGAACGCGTCCGCGCCGTACGGCGCCGTCCGACCCTTCCGGTCGACCGCGACTGCCTCGACCCGACCGTCGCTCGCGGACTCGACGCCGACCACGGGGTTTCCGGTCTCGAACCGGACGCCCTCGGCGTCGAGCGCGTCGAACAACCGGTCCTCTAAGCGGAGGCCCGGGAGGCTCGGCGGTCCCATCGGGACCTCGAACACGTCGGCCCCGAGCCGGTCGGCGAGCTCCGCGCGGACCTCCTCGCCCCGGTCGTCGCCGAGGAACGCCGGGAAGCCGACGCGCTCGACGCGGTCGACGCCGCCGTCCCCGTCGACGACATCGTGAAGGTGCGGCGAGACCGCCTTCGCGAGCGCCTCGCGGGCGGGGACGCCGTCGATCTCCTCGTCGTGGTCGAGCGCCTTCGCGAGCCGAGTGATCTTCGCGTCGGCCCGGAACGCCTCCGCGAACTCCACCTCGGCGCCCGCGACGTCGAACGGGACGCCCGCGGCCTCCAGCCGGCCGGCGAAGGCGCGCGCGTCGTACTCCGTCAGCGACCGGAACCCGACGACGAGCATCGGTCGGTCGTCGCTCGCGAGTCCGGCCTCCGCGGCCGCGGGGTACCGCGCCGTCGGCTTCACCGCCCCGCCGAACGTCGGCACGAGGGCGTTGCTGTCGGTGTGGCCCCCGCGGTAGGCGTCGCCCGCGAGGTCGTCGAACAGGTCGAGCCCCTCGCGGAGCGCGTCCGCCCCGACGACCCGGTAGGGGTGGCTCTCGGGGAGCCGGTCGATCGCCTCGTACGGGTCCGCGAGCGGTCCTTCCGGATCGGGCCACTCGTCGGGGTCGAGCTCGCGGCCGGCGGTCGGCGGCCCGTCGCGCAGCGGCTTCGCGGGCTCGGTCGCCGGGACGTAGCCGAGCGCGTCGATCAGCCCGGACGCCTGCCGCAAGGTGCTGGCCTTGTGGGAGACGAGCCGCACGTCCGCGCCCTCGCGGGCCGCCGACACCGCAGCCGTGACCGCCGCGAGGCCGCCGCCGACCACGAGGACGTCGCTGGTTATCGCCATCAGCGACCCCCGTCTGTGGCCGCGTCGTCGTTTGCGCGGTCACCATCGGCGGCCGCGTCGTCGTTTGCGCGGCCGCCGTCGGTCGCCGCAGTTCCGGCCGATCCGGCCCCGTCGGCGTCGGCCGCACCATCGTCGGCGCCCGCGTCGAACGCGCCGAAGTCGACCTCGCCGTCGAGGTTCGCGGGGTCGCCGTCGCGGTTCATCGTCGTCGCGTGGAGCATGTGGTTCAGCATCGCCTGCGAGAGCTGCTCGCCCCACAGCGCGTGGCGCTGGCCCTTCCAGCGCTCCTGGTACAGCTCGTCCTCGGCGTCGCGGACGACGGGCTCGGGGTACTCCTCGGCGAGCTCCGCGGCGATCCGGTGCGTACAGAAGCCGCCCTGGCAGTTCCCCATCGAGGCGCGGGTGCGCAGGCGGACTGCGTTGAGGTCGGAGCCGGCGTCGCCGATCGCGTCCTGGACCTCCGCGCGCGTCACGCTCTCGCAGTTGCAGACGATCGGGTTCGGGTCGTACTCGTCGAGCACGTCGTCGGCCCGGGAGCCGAGCCGCTGGCCCGACCGCCGCGCGACCGGCGAGCGGAGGCCGAACTCGTCCATCAGCTCCGCCATGCGCGCCTCGCTCTCCGAGCCCGGCAGCGGCGCGTCGGCGGTGTCACAGGTCGCCTCGTAGTCGAGCGTCTCGCAGACGTGGTCGGAGATGGACTCGGCCATCATCCGGTAGGTGGTGAGCTTCCCGCCGACGATGGTCGTCATCCCCGGGAGGTCGTCGCGGTCGCCGTGGTCGAGGAGGAAGTAGTCGCGCGTGATGTCCGTCGGGTCCTCCGTGCCCGTTCCCGGGGGCTCGTACAGCGGGCGGACGCCCCAGAAGGAGCGGAGCGTCCGGGCGTCTTCGAGCGCGGGCACGAGCTCGGAGAGCGTCTCGATCATCAGGTCGACCTCCCAGTCCTCCTCGGGGTAGTCCTCGGGGTCGTCGACCTCCTCGTCAGTCGTGCCGAGGATACAGGCGGTCTCGTGGGGGACGATGATGTCGGCGTCGCCCTTCGGCCGGCACCGGTTGATCACGGTGTCGACCTGCCGGGTGTTCATCACCGTCATCACGCCCTTCGAGGGGCGGACCTCCACGTCGACGCCGGCCATCTCCCCGACGTTGCCCGCCCACGCGCCGGTCGCGTTGACGACGTGGCGCGCGCGGATCTCCTCGGTCGTCCCCGGCTCGCGGTGGACGCGCTTGCCCGGTCCGGTCTCGTGTTCGATCTCGACGCCGACGACCTCGCCGTCCTCGACGAGCACGTCGGTCACCGGGGCGTGGGTCTCGACCCGCGCGCCGTGCTCGCGGGCGTCGGCGGCGTTGGAGACGCAGAGGCGGAAGGGGTCGACCGCGCCGTCCGGTAAGGCGATCGCCTTCTCGACGTCGCGCGCGAGGTACGGCTCGCGGCGCCGCGCCTCCTCCCCGTCGATCACCTCGACCGGGATGTCGCACGCCTTACACCCCTCCAGCTTCTCCTGGAAGTACTCCTCGTCGTCCTCCGGTCGCTTGACGAACAGCCCGCCGGTCTCTTCGACGCAGTGGGTCGCGATGTCGCGGAGGACCATGTTCTCCTCGATACACTCCTTCGCGCTCTTCCGGTCGGAGACCGCGTAGCGGCCCCCGCTGTGGAGGAGGCCGTGCATCCGTCCGGTCGTGCCGTGCGTCAGGTTCCCCTTCTCGACGAGGACCGTATCGAGCCCGCGTCGCGCCAGGTCCCTGACGACGCCGCACCCCGTCGACCCCCCACCGACGACGACGACGTCCACTTGTCTGTCCATGCGAGGCCCTTGGACCACGACCACTTTACTTTACCTCCCGAGGCGTCCTACCCATAACTATCAGGGTCATTCAAGTAGCGTACTCGTCCTCGTCGTCGGTGTGTTTATATACTGTACTTTTTCACTCCCGCCGCCATCCGGATTTTAACAGGAAGATTATTATGGTAGTACATTATGTTCACGACCGGCGTGGTAGCTTCCGTGAAGATATGTCGCGGCGGCGTCGATACGCCTCGCGGCCGCCTCGGGTCGGCTCCGGACGGGTCTGACCGAGCGGACGCGCGACGCGACAGCGAACGCGGCGCCGGGATCGCCCTCAACGGCGAGGGCGACCCGGCCACCGCCGCGCGCGGACCAGCGCCACAGGAGGGATCCACAACATGACACAGTACGTCGGTGCGATAGACCAGGGGACGACCGGAACTCGATTCATGGTGTTCGACCACGAGGGCCAGGTCGTCGCGAACGCCTACGAACAGCACGAACAGATCTACCCGAACCCGGGCTGGGTCGAGCACGACCCGATGGAGATCTGGGAGAACACCCAGCAGGTCGTCCTCGACGGCCTCGCTGACGCGGGCCTCGAAGCCGACCAGCTCGACGCCATCGGTATCACCAACCAGCGCGAGACGACGATCGTCTGGGACAAAGACTCCGGCCGACCGGTCCACAACGCCCTCGTGTGGCAGGACCGGCGGACGACCGACCGCGTCGAGGAGCTTCAGGAGGCGGACAAAGTCGAGGAGATCCGCGAGAAGACCGGCCTCGAGGCCGACGCGTACTTCTCCGCCACCAAGACGGAGTGGATCCTCGACAACGCCGAGCCGCTCAAGATGCAGAGTTCTCGCGGCGGCGACCTGCGCGACCGGGCCCGCGCCGGCGAGCTCGTGATGGGCACCATCGACTCGTGGCTCATCTACAACCTGACGGGGAACCACATCACTGACGTCACCAACGCCTCCCGGACGATGCTGTACAACATTCGGGAGTTAGAGTGGGACGACG is a window encoding:
- the glpB gene encoding glycerol-3-phosphate dehydrogenase subunit GlpB; translated protein: MAITSDVLVVGGGLAAVTAAVSAAREGADVRLVSHKASTLRQASGLIDALGYVPATEPAKPLRDGPPTAGRELDPDEWPDPEGPLADPYEAIDRLPESHPYRVVGADALREGLDLFDDLAGDAYRGGHTDSNALVPTFGGAVKPTARYPAAAEAGLASDDRPMLVVGFRSLTEYDARAFAGRLEAAGVPFDVAGAEVEFAEAFRADAKITRLAKALDHDEEIDGVPAREALAKAVSPHLHDVVDGDGGVDRVERVGFPAFLGDDRGEEVRAELADRLGADVFEVPMGPPSLPGLRLEDRLFDALDAEGVRFETGNPVVGVESASDGRVEAVAVDRKGRTAPYGADAFVLATGGLVGKGLDSDREGVREPVFDLHVEQPDDRYEWFVDDAFGDQPYARFGVRPDERCRPTDADGAVEYENVFAAGGVVGGADAAREKSASGVSLATGLVAGRQAATEANQ
- the glpA gene encoding anaerobic glycerol-3-phosphate dehydrogenase subunit GlpA — translated: MDRQVDVVVVGGGSTGCGVVRDLARRGLDTVLVEKGNLTHGTTGRMHGLLHSGGRYAVSDRKSAKECIEENMVLRDIATHCVEETGGLFVKRPEDDEEYFQEKLEGCKACDIPVEVIDGEEARRREPYLARDVEKAIALPDGAVDPFRLCVSNAADAREHGARVETHAPVTDVLVEDGEVVGVEIEHETGPGKRVHREPGTTEEIRARHVVNATGAWAGNVGEMAGVDVEVRPSKGVMTVMNTRQVDTVINRCRPKGDADIIVPHETACILGTTDEEVDDPEDYPEEDWEVDLMIETLSELVPALEDARTLRSFWGVRPLYEPPGTGTEDPTDITRDYFLLDHGDRDDLPGMTTIVGGKLTTYRMMAESISDHVCETLDYEATCDTADAPLPGSESEARMAELMDEFGLRSPVARRSGQRLGSRADDVLDEYDPNPIVCNCESVTRAEVQDAIGDAGSDLNAVRLRTRASMGNCQGGFCTHRIAAELAEEYPEPVVRDAEDELYQERWKGQRHALWGEQLSQAMLNHMLHATTMNRDGDPANLDGEVDFGAFDAGADDGAADADGAGSAGTAATDGGRANDDAAADGDRANDDAATDGGR